Sequence from the Ziziphus jujuba cultivar Dongzao chromosome 9, ASM3175591v1 genome:
ctatgagcttgtacccctcctcttgaattggttctcaattatAATAGCTCCatgaagcatctcttccaagtccacatattattttaactccacttggttggctatttctCGATCTAAACCTCCCAAAAACTGTGCCATGGTTACCTCATAATCCTCATTTATGCTCAATCTCCTCTCTTTGTAGTACTCTtccacggtcctacttccttgtgataatgattgaagcctttgatgcagcaacctatggtaatgagtcggcaCAAAtgtctttctcatggctcctttcatttattgccaagtagtaattaattcatcaccaactctccttcgggtaccttgctcattagtctaccattgaagtgcataatatccaaattccaaagcaacCAATTTAACCATATTTGCCtcggcagtaaaaaatcatctccatgcaCTCTTCCTACTCTAGGTAAGCCTCCGGATTActctttcccataaaaggtggtatatTGATCTTAATTTTGCCAAGGTCATATGTTCAAACTCCTCTTTgaggttatctccaaaattacctcctTCAAATTCCTCTCTAAAACGTTTACGGCCTTCTCGACTTCGACCTCGACCTCCTTGGTGTTCCTCTCTTGGATTTGGCCCACATTGGAAATTCTCAATTATGTCCATTTTTTTATCTAGGTGATCAAGGTGAGCATTtatcctttgaagttgttccaaaatCGCCATCATATCGGTAAGTTCATCTCCAAGTCCTATTGCTCTTGACTCACCTTTGTATCCCATGGATTTCTCTTCAAGATTTCTTAATGAACTATTTCCTTTCCTCATTATTGGTTttgtcatgttagtaaaaatatagcaaaaaatcCTCACCAAGAgtactccctcatgtgtttcactcaaacaaggtctcgataTTCGTGCTTACACATTAGTTTTgtcttttaaccctcttttaagttcacattctcttgcctttttccactgaAAGATTTATCTCaaaattctattaaaacacactcaaaacagcaactagatcacaagcacgctctaattaaacttatcaacaaaataacaactaaaaCAAGCAAAGACAGAGTGAATTGACAAAACCTAGTCTCAACCTTACtaaccaaaaacaaggtaaaataacaaagtaattttcaaaattaacaaggaataaattagaatattaaggaccaataattcaaggataaaatcgaAAAAAGAGATTCGAACaacgaaaaataaataatttgaacaaaatatagaatagttattGGTAGGAGTTTTTGTAATTCAAGTCTTTGTCTCAattcctttaaccaattttaatccaaacaattttagcactcaaaattcaaatatccagcaaccaaatattgaataaataatcagaaACTTAACAATTACAATTATGTTCCTCGAAATCAAACAATCCTCAATAATATTCTACCAAAACCGGCTTttgtacataatttttttatttttatttttatcttcggcctttctttctttttcttttttttcttttttttccgtTTTAAAATCACTCACAGATTATAAACACCAACTCCAGTAGCAAtaaacaacaccaaaattgcaattccaatgccaaaaattcaacaaacctgatccaaacttcaacaaaaacaaattgcaaatatTTGTAgggtttatgcaatatgttatcaaatctctctttttttttgtttttttgttttgaatatatgaatgcaactaattactaagaactaaaatgcaaaacaaaattgaatatatatgcCAACAgccaacaaagaaaaatcaacaaaattgaatatagcaaccaaatattgaatatatgaatgcaacaaagaaaaatcaacaataaaccaaattactaagaactaaaaTGCAAAACagccaacaaactaggaagcaaaaaatttggctaaaacaaataaacaaattcggctatgaagaaatttttttttttgttttgttttattttttttatttttttatgcagaACATGAAtgagatagaagcaaccttaacctaatgttaaaattgtagaataacacagaccaaaataaagcaaataagatagatcaaacacGAACAAtatttggctctaataccaaatgatacgaacctaggtagACTTGCTCTTAaatcgtattatattagcccgaatcacaattaagttcagggtctaatgatcaccttaaccttaatcaacttgtgattaaaaaccttgatatatgataaaggtgccacaataggtgatggatgtcccattggtaaatcaaactaaaacacttgatttctattatgtattttaggtgttaaagaaaacaaagagaattctttctcgcaaataaatttttgaataatatctaacctgctttctcattgaaaaataaacttttaaataggctaagagtacaaaacaaaaactctaGAATAGTAGGGCAAATTTCTGCCAACGTGGATTGGAATTAGGAAAGTGGCCGAATTTTCGaacctttcctaaactaaattggtttaattaattctttaattttggaaataggaattaattaacttacaatcaaaatatataaaattctaacttttctaAAGTAATtggtccagcaaataaataaataaaaaccaaaataaagactttcctaaacaaaagttaaatgttcaaattaggaaactagttggcatgatttcatggtcccttGTAGTGGTCAATCACGTTCATAAACCAACAATTTCACTCCTTGCTGCACGGAGTCCATTagaagcaccaaaacagcttgtcgAGTCCATTTTGGCCTTCATAACTTGAATGCCTAAGACAAGCTTTGGATCTTCTAGTATTGTCatgctctattgagattgaatcactccttggatgaagTTAACCAGATTGTTATTGAATTTCCTAGCGTGTGCCCTATTGATTGGTCgcatcttcatttgtacaggattAACACCTtagcgggtagtcggttgtatgggtatgGGCAGATTCTCATAAGTGACTAAATTAAGAACAATATTGATAGAGAGTGACAAGTCTGCCAATGGAGGCAGGGTGGTggctagaaaaataaaaaatgatccaATTCATTCCTAAATGGATTCAAGAGCACTCGATTTGAACCCTGGGTTCGGGGACAGATTTTTATGGTTTAGGGGATAAAACGAGTATTTTAGAATTTGTTCATTATTGGGCATGCTTCTCAACACTTATATAGGGCGTTAGGTcattaaaagacaaaaatccAGGACTAATTTAGACATTTGATATAATATTGATGTTTACATGCTGgtggccaaaaaaaataaaaaatagtggtGATCTAATTTAATCTTAAAGTCTAACCGAATCGAACCTTGGGTTTGGGGAGAGGTTTTCAGGTTTGGGGGATAAAACGGTATTTTAGAATTTGTTCAATGTTGGGCATGCTTCCCACCACTTACATAGGGCCTTGGGCCATACTAGCAGACAAAAATCCGGGACTGGTTTGGATAATGATATAATATCGATGTTTAAAACTTTCGGGATTGGTTTGGatattaatataatactgatgttCATAACCTTTTAGAGCTATAACTTATTTATATGTAACACAGAATTTGACATGCCACCAATCTATAAACTTATATCTATATGCTCTATATGATAGTATACAGGTCAAACCAAAACATTAACCATATAAAATGTCAAATTTGAGATCCACAAATGATCCAGTTAGTCAAATTCGATTTAAGTTGCAAAATTTTGGATAGTTTTTCGAGATAGAATGTTACATAGGTGTTCTAATGAGAGATTagctaattaatgaaaaatataaccaTTAGTTTTCTTCCTTAGAGATTGTTGTCGCTGTctgttataataataaaataaaaaaatttacatttatcaACATGAGTAAGAAATAAGCAACAAATCTACGCTTGTTAAATAAGGTTACTAATGTTCATTTTACATTCACTGGCATTAGTTCTCTTTTAGtttgataaacaaatttctCCCATCTCGAAAAAATATTGACTTTCCTATTAATTGAATAAAACTCCCCATGAAAGTATGAGGGTCACAAGATAAATCTAGtgaacaataaacaaataaaataataataaaaaaaataactccTTTAGTACACTTTGAAATTCTGATTGGCTTTATAGGACGATTCCTTATCCCTTAAAACTCTATAACACAATCAATCGTACCTGTTTAAGTTCGAAAGTTCTCTCACTTAAATCGCTAAATAACTACTAATCAAATTATCTAACCTATTATATTCCATAGTCTTATTCAAGGGAATTGGAATCCTCCCCCAATACTATCGGTTGTTCCTCCACTGGGTGGGTCAATGGCAATCCAGAGCAAGGACAGTGTAATTGCAATTAGACCTGACCAGACAAAAACAATTGTAGGTGTCTTCCCTCTCCTTCCCATCAAACCTTTTGCAAAAGGATACAAATGAGCCAAGACCCAGAAACTAAAGAATGCTCCACCCATCAACTTACTCCATTTCGGATTTTCACTGTAAACCGTCCTCGCAAACGCTACCGCCATTGCAATTATGTTCACCATGGCGATCACAATGGGAGGAATCATCAACGAAGTCCATTTCACGATGTACAAATCGGCGTAAATGTCGTCGTTGTCATCTCCTCCTGATTTGGATGTCAACGTGAATGATATTTCAATTCCTGCTATCACTTTCAAAAGGCCTTGTACCACAGCCGCGAAGTGAGCACTAGTTCCGGAGATGAGCCAAAACTGTTCATTTCTCCACCAGTCTTCTAATCCAACACCGGACCATTTCACCTCTAGGATTGCCAGTCCAATAAGGCATAAAGTTATGGTAAGTAAATAGACTAAGAACGTGACATTCAGAGTTTGCACGATGAAGTTTCCAGATAAGAGCGACAGTGCCGGAAGGAAGCAATAGACGATGAGGAACACAGAGGTGAAAGGGTATATGCCAACATTAAGATAAGCAAGACGCTGAAGAACCTTGAGTCTCCTGGTGGCAAGGAATGCGTTGTTTCTGGAGAAGAAGATTTCGACCGAGCCAGTAGCCCACCGCAGCACTTGGTGAAGTCGATCAGTGAGATTGATGGGTGCAGATCCTCGAAATGCGTCGCGCTTGGTAATGCAGTAGACCGAGTGCCATCCACGGTTATGCATCCGGTAGCCTGTCACCACATCTTCTGTGACCGAACCATAAATCCAACCCACACGGTCTCCCCATTCGGTCTTGTCTTCATACCTGTCATGATGAACAGTCAACCTTTTTGTCATTCCATATGCTTACTATAAGCTATGCTTGTTCTCATTCACGTCCAGCattggcaaaataaaaataaaccaaatgaataaaaataattggttttaaatGTAGTGTGAGATTCTATCATTAAccggaaaaataaataaataaatagaagatcTCCATCCTGCTAATATAAGTTAGGTTTAGAATTAGTTTTGATACGTTGTTTACATTTGTCCATGCATGTATATCACAACTTAGCATAtcaaagtgttaaaaaaaagaaaaaaaaaaaaaaaaagaaatgcataCCAACATGAAATGACGGATACGGCTTCAGCAACACTGGTGGCATCAAGCGGTTCGCGGGGGATCCTAAGAGCACCGGGAGGCCTGCCGTACTTGACTGCAGGATGATCGACAATTGGGCGGCCATGGAACTCAGCAACCGGTATAGACTCCGCTAACAATGTTGAATTTCCAAAACGCTTTGGAAGTAAGTTCACATCTAGATCAGGATCAAAGTCAGTGGCTGCTAAGGGTTGTGTTTGTGCCGGTATTTCTGTGTCATCCTTATGTTTTAGCTTGTCAGTCTGCGGTGGATCGAAACCATACAGAGCAAACCGCCTAAACATGCATCCCGTTCCCACATAAACCGGACCCTGAAGGAGGTTATCgatttcaaattcaatttagTACACCAATAAAAGGTGGAAGGAATATGCATATACAATggtaaattttccaaaattcctcgactttatacttttttttaattttttttttattgcgcCACTTTGTTTTAaggaatttatttaattgtaagttaaataacttttttttccaataatgtTTTTCAcctttatttaataaaacaaatggTTTAGGTAAAGAGTATCAATTTgtcaaattttcatttcattagAACTTATCAATTAAATTTGCTAAGCATACAAACTTAGCTATTGCTACGTCGTCGCTTCAGAGATAAAtcgaaacaaatttaaaatgtgaGGGGATAAAttgcaattttcaaaaatttagacACAAatctgaaaatataaaataaaaaaaaaaagtataaaatagaCTTGAGCGACAAGATTGAAAAATTTGGGGGTACATACCTGTACGCCGTCAAGAGCACGCATGTTGCCATCAAAAAAGACAGTATTATTATTAGCATAACGATCAGAGGGATCAATGCCTTCAAATCTCTGAGGGAACTGAACGTAGCAGATGTTTTCGCCGCCACGATCCATCATGAAGCACATTCCTTCGCGGACGGCTTTGCAATTGTAGATATAGTGATCGCAGTCAAGGTTGAGAATGAAAGGGCCATTGGATAGAATAGCTGAAGCTCGTACCAGTGCGTTCATGGCTCCAGCTTTCTTGTTGTGATCATAGCCATGCCGCTTCTCGCGCGAGACATATACAAACATCGGGAGGCGTATATCGACATCCGTGAAATCTATGATCTTGTCATCGGTGCCTCCTAGTAATGGATCGCTGCTCGGAGGCTTCAGCATCACCTGCCAATTTTGTGCATGTTTTGATCATTGCAGACTATGTTGAATCACACAATACGGTAGGAACACTTTTGGATCCTCTATTTTGTTCATAGTTTTATTCTGTcttcttcattttaatttttttcattcaagtgcttcaattttaattttagtttcgaTGTGGGTCTTacacttttcatatttttaaatgaagaaTCTCATTTTTAATTCTGATTACGGTTCAAGGCAAAAGATAATgacaattttaattgaaatatatgtTTGGTTATAAGACTTGAGTTAAATTAACAGAgcattccttaaaaaaaataaaaaaaataaaaaaaaaaaataaaaagaaagaaaaaataataaaagaaaagaaaaggaaaaagtatatttatatCGACATTGAaaccaaaataccaaaaattgaaggtttcaattataaaatataaaataaataaataaatatatatatatatattgggtcgAAAAATATAGCTTGCCCTAAACTACTACTCTTTGAATTTCTAGGAATACATGTTTTCTTATTCTACTTATCTGAATTTTACCTtagcaatatatttatatgatatatgacATGTGATATCAGATGAAAGACTGATATATATTGTTAGAAAGAAAGATGTGAAACTGTACGTATgtaaatattttctaattacAACATAGATTTCTTGTGCAATCTATCAAAATTAGATCTGTTCTCTacacaacaaacaaaaaaacacacacacacacacacatctaTTATTAGATTTTGTCATTTTTCTATTGGAAAGAATTATTGGTTTCATATCTTTAACTGTTTCAAAAGCTACGATCTAAAAAACTGCATTGTTGGtctatacaaatataataaattattaaaagcttcaaaaaaggaaagtgatatattatatatatatagacaaaatgaaatattaatgcATTTTGAATCTTAATAATTGAAACAATTCAAAGACTAGTAATAAGAGATCTTGgtaattttcagtttttaacCATTAATGGATACATCCAATGGTGCATAAATGACCAAAAATTATTGGTAGCTATGACCATGATTAATAGACAGCTATATGTGCCTATTTAAAGACGAAGctaatatttgttaaaaacgTTTTGTGGAATACGTTTAATGGAACGGCCATTTTAGTACATGTATGACACGATAAATTTCAAGATTATATCCTCTCTCTATTCGGAAGTTGAAGACAGTGGCAAATTTTGAAATGTAAACAaagatttaatttgttttcattaatttatattataacttCTAGTCACCCTTTTCATATTAAAAGATCAtgccaaaaaattgaaattaaatttgcACCCATAGTAGTACCTGAAGAATTCCTGCATGGTCACCTTTAGCATGATCGCTTGAAGGAACAGCCCAAGTACCAGGCCAGTGGGTCCCATCAGCCATCCATGTAGCCTTCAATATCTTTATCGGCTCCATTGGGTCCCCTCCACTCTCCCTTATATGCTTTAACATCTTCATTTCCTCTCTTGCGTTGAAGGCGTCCGATCTCCTCCGAATCGAATCAGGCAGCCCATTGATCCTTACCTTAAATTCATCATACTCCCTCTTTATCTTCCTCCTGTCTTTCACGAAATCTGACCTACTTTTATTCCTAGTTGGATCGACTTTCAAGCTAAAGTAGCTCTCCGGATTCCTCGGTTCGATATCATGTTTCCGGCAAAATGGAACCCACAAATCAGCGAAGCTTGCAGCCTCGGCCATGGCCTCAAAGGTTAGAAGTGCGCCGCCATCATCGGAGATATAGCAAGCTAGCTTCTCCACTGGATAATCAACGGCTAGAATTGAAAGGATAGTATTGGCAGTGACTAGAGGTGGTTCTTTTTCGGGATCCGCGGTGGAGACAAACATATCGCAGCCTGGTAAATCGGAGCGGCCGGTGGGATTCGATGGCGATGGCATATCGAACTTCTCCCGGAGGACCTCGAGGTCGGTGGATCGGTTGATTGGGCAGAGCTTGGGAATCTGGTCGAGAATCCATGAGAAAGCAAACCATACCTCACAAATTACTGACATAAGCCATAACCATATTGCGTCTTCGTTTGGATGAACGAGTCTCCATTCCAAGAAGAAACCAAGCACCACAAGCCTAACCAAGATCAACAGcctgacaataataataaatttaatgtgGCTTATTTTAATCGCATGTTAAGGAATAACGGGAACGAcgaataatgaataataaaatgtaataacatATATGAAACAAGTGAtttcctgttttctttttttttcttttttttcttttttttggtttgtaattattatttttatgccattttaaatattaatttctcCCAATAAAAGAAAAGGCCAAAGGGTGCTGAATACAAGAGaatcaaacagaaaaaaaatgctttttcaTTATATGAAATTTCGTAGTCCCTACGTTAAGGCTAACTAAGCATTCGTTCgtcagaaaaggaaaaaaaataaaataaaaaataaaaattgctctTTTGGTGATCTTtatctttatcaatttttttccttaaagatTTTACTTTTACTTGCGTATACCTTGCTTACTTTATAAATGATAGTTAGCCTTTTCACGTAACTAcaagttttaagaaattattgcTTACaagattgaagaaaaaaaaaat
This genomic interval carries:
- the LOC107427124 gene encoding cellulose synthase-like protein D4; translation: MASLTNQPSKKAIRGAGSSSNNSQSNRGSSGQTVKFARRTSSGRYVSLSREDLDMSGEISGDYMNYTVHIPPTPDNQPMESSVAVKAEEQYVSNSLFTGGFNSVTRAHLMDKVIDSDVTHPQMAGAKGSSCQMPACDGKVMKDERGVDITPCACRFKICRDCFLDAQKDTGLCPGCKEPYRTDFDDDPQDNYSSGTLQLPGPDGSSRDPNNMSMMKRNQNGEFDHNRWLFETKGTYGVGNAYWPQDDHMYDDDGDEGFHGGMLDAKDKPWKPLSRKMPIQAGIISPYRLLILVRLVVLGFFLEWRLVHPNEDAIWLWLMSVICEVWFAFSWILDQIPKLCPINRSTDLEVLREKFDMPSPSNPTGRSDLPGCDMFVSTADPEKEPPLVTANTILSILAVDYPVEKLACYISDDGGALLTFEAMAEAASFADLWVPFCRKHDIEPRNPESYFSLKVDPTRNKSRSDFVKDRRKIKREYDEFKVRINGLPDSIRRRSDAFNAREEMKMLKHIRESGGDPMEPIKILKATWMADGTHWPGTWAVPSSDHAKGDHAGILQVMLKPPSSDPLLGGTDDKIIDFTDVDIRLPMFVYVSREKRHGYDHNKKAGAMNALVRASAILSNGPFILNLDCDHYIYNCKAVREGMCFMMDRGGENICYVQFPQRFEGIDPSDRYANNNTVFFDGNMRALDGVQGPVYVGTGCMFRRFALYGFDPPQTDKLKHKDDTEIPAQTQPLAATDFDPDLDVNLLPKRFGNSTLLAESIPVAEFHGRPIVDHPAVKYGRPPGALRIPREPLDATSVAEAVSVISCWYEDKTEWGDRVGWIYGSVTEDVVTGYRMHNRGWHSVYCITKRDAFRGSAPINLTDRLHQVLRWATGSVEIFFSRNNAFLATRRLKVLQRLAYLNVGIYPFTSVFLIVYCFLPALSLLSGNFIVQTLNVTFLVYLLTITLCLIGLAILEVKWSGVGLEDWWRNEQFWLISGTSAHFAAVVQGLLKVIAGIEISFTLTSKSGGDDNDDIYADLYIVKWTSLMIPPIVIAMVNIIAMAVAFARTVYSENPKWSKLMGGAFFSFWVLAHLYPFAKGLMGRRGKTPTIVFVWSGLIAITLSLLWIAIDPPSGGTTDSIGGGFQFP